In the Arthrobacter sp. 31Y genome, one interval contains:
- a CDS encoding EamA family transporter, with the protein MRTPQRTPVPPWGLAVAAMISVQLSSAFSVNLIAEVGPAGTAWLRLSMGAIIFLAIARPPLRSVRRPDVLPLLGLGVATGLMTIMFLAAIERIPLGTTVAIEFLGPLTVAAIRSHNRKALAWPVLALAGVVLLTEPWHGQIDALGVMFAAIAAVGWGVYILLTQLIGDRFTGTGALSLTVPVAAITAAIVGVPQAAGHLSVGVLLAALGVAVLMPVLPFILEMMALRRMTSTAFGTLMSLEPAFGVLLGLLVLHQQPSIIQFIGITLVVIAGAAAQRGGDRRPPTPDPVAGLEPPLTQALPATNPRNES; encoded by the coding sequence ATGAGGACTCCTCAGCGCACCCCCGTTCCGCCGTGGGGACTTGCAGTTGCAGCCATGATCTCCGTGCAGCTGAGCTCCGCCTTCTCGGTTAACCTCATTGCCGAGGTAGGCCCCGCAGGTACAGCCTGGCTGAGGTTGAGCATGGGGGCCATCATCTTCCTCGCCATTGCCCGGCCACCGCTTCGCTCGGTCCGCCGACCGGACGTTCTCCCCCTCCTGGGACTCGGCGTCGCCACCGGCCTCATGACCATCATGTTCCTCGCCGCGATTGAGCGGATTCCATTGGGCACCACGGTGGCCATCGAGTTTCTTGGGCCGCTGACAGTGGCCGCGATCCGAAGCCACAACCGCAAAGCCTTGGCCTGGCCGGTGTTGGCGCTGGCCGGCGTCGTCCTTTTAACAGAACCCTGGCATGGACAGATCGATGCCCTTGGCGTGATGTTCGCTGCCATCGCCGCCGTCGGTTGGGGCGTCTACATCCTGCTGACCCAACTGATCGGTGATCGCTTCACGGGAACCGGAGCGCTGTCACTCACTGTCCCGGTGGCCGCCATTACAGCCGCAATCGTCGGCGTGCCACAGGCCGCGGGACACCTCAGCGTGGGGGTCCTTCTGGCCGCCCTCGGAGTCGCTGTGCTCATGCCCGTACTCCCCTTCATCCTGGAAATGATGGCTTTGCGGCGCATGACGTCCACCGCTTTCGGCACACTGATGTCCCTGGAACCGGCATTCGGCGTCCTGCTTGGGCTGCTGGTGCTACATCAACAACCGTCCATCATCCAGTTCATCGGCATCACGCTGGTGGTGATTGCGGGCGCCGCAGCTCAGCGCGGCGGGGACAGGCGCCCGCCGACGCCGGATCCCGTCGCAGGCCTGGAACCGCCCCTCACCCAAGCCTTGCCAGCCACCAACCCGCGGAATGAGAGCTGA
- a CDS encoding glycoside hydrolase family 15 protein, which yields MARIEDYAIIGDLNTAALVGRSGSIDWMCLPRFDSPACFAALLHNPDAGRWLLAPAGTPDGGNCTRRQYREDTLILETEWEVDGGSVRVIDFMPVRDDAVDLVRIVEGLSGEVTMQMELVLRFDYGRVVPWVRHSEHGISAVAGPDSAYLTTPVTLEGHDKRTFSEFTVKAGERVPFVLRWAPSHEREPRRIDPFRALSGTEKFWLEWIGRSEMTGKYKEPVERSLITLKALTYAPTGGIVAAATTSLPEQLGGPRNWDYRYCWLRDATLTLQSLLAAGYTEEASAWRDWLLRAIAGDPSELQIVYGLDGARRLPEADIPWLSGYEGSQPVRTGNAAAPQLQLDVWGEVLDGLSLTRAASPDSSVDTSWDIQVALMEYLEGAWNQPDNGLWEMRGPRQHFTHSKVMAWVAADRMVKGVRTSGLPGPADRWAALRSEIHADVMAKGFDEKLNTFVQSYGSTELDASLLLIPRVGFLPHRHPRVAGTVDAIQKGLTDDGLVLRYRTESGHDGLPGDEGVFLACSFWLVDALLGIGRTGEATQLFERLLTLRNDVGLLSEEWDPRTQRHLGNTPQAFSHFPLIHSALQLHQGEAHSSDTPLRKPRHPGRASGSTLRNDPRLR from the coding sequence ATGGCCAGGATCGAGGACTATGCCATCATCGGGGACCTGAATACGGCTGCCCTGGTGGGGCGCAGCGGTTCCATTGACTGGATGTGCCTGCCGCGCTTCGATTCCCCGGCCTGCTTCGCCGCACTGCTGCATAACCCCGACGCCGGCCGCTGGCTCCTCGCACCCGCCGGGACACCCGACGGCGGCAACTGCACGCGCCGCCAATACCGCGAGGACACGCTGATCCTGGAAACGGAATGGGAAGTTGACGGAGGCTCGGTCCGGGTCATCGATTTCATGCCCGTCCGCGACGACGCCGTGGATCTGGTGCGGATCGTCGAGGGGCTGTCCGGCGAGGTGACCATGCAGATGGAATTGGTTCTGCGCTTCGACTACGGCCGCGTGGTGCCGTGGGTCCGGCACAGCGAGCACGGCATCAGTGCCGTGGCCGGGCCCGACTCGGCGTACCTCACCACCCCTGTCACTTTGGAGGGCCACGACAAGCGCACCTTCAGCGAATTCACGGTCAAAGCCGGCGAGCGCGTTCCTTTCGTGCTGCGGTGGGCGCCAAGCCACGAGCGGGAGCCGCGGCGGATCGACCCTTTCCGGGCGCTTTCCGGAACGGAGAAATTCTGGCTGGAATGGATTGGCCGCAGCGAGATGACCGGCAAGTACAAGGAGCCGGTGGAGCGGTCCTTGATCACTCTCAAAGCCCTGACGTACGCACCTACCGGTGGCATCGTGGCTGCCGCAACCACGTCCTTGCCCGAGCAATTGGGCGGACCACGCAACTGGGATTACCGATACTGCTGGCTGCGCGACGCCACGCTGACCTTGCAGTCACTGCTCGCCGCGGGCTACACCGAGGAAGCCTCCGCGTGGCGGGATTGGCTGCTGCGCGCTATCGCCGGCGACCCGTCGGAACTTCAGATTGTGTACGGGCTCGACGGCGCCAGGAGACTCCCGGAGGCGGACATTCCGTGGCTCTCCGGTTATGAAGGTTCACAGCCGGTCCGTACCGGAAATGCCGCCGCCCCGCAGCTCCAGCTGGACGTATGGGGCGAGGTGCTGGATGGTCTCTCACTGACCCGGGCTGCTTCCCCTGACAGCTCGGTGGACACGTCCTGGGACATCCAGGTGGCGTTGATGGAGTACTTGGAGGGTGCGTGGAACCAGCCCGATAACGGACTGTGGGAAATGCGCGGACCGCGCCAGCACTTCACCCATTCCAAGGTGATGGCGTGGGTGGCTGCGGACCGTATGGTCAAAGGAGTTCGAACATCTGGGTTGCCGGGCCCTGCTGACAGGTGGGCGGCGCTTCGCAGCGAGATCCACGCAGATGTGATGGCCAAGGGCTTCGACGAGAAACTCAACACCTTTGTTCAGTCCTACGGCAGTACGGAATTGGATGCGAGCCTGCTCCTGATTCCACGGGTGGGGTTCCTGCCGCATCGGCATCCGCGGGTGGCAGGGACGGTGGATGCCATCCAGAAAGGACTCACTGACGATGGCCTGGTTCTCCGGTATCGCACCGAGTCCGGCCATGACGGACTTCCGGGCGACGAAGGTGTTTTCCTGGCCTGTTCGTTCTGGCTGGTTGATGCGCTGCTGGGAATCGGCCGCACCGGGGAAGCGACCCAACTCTTCGAACGGCTTCTTACCCTGCGCAATGACGTGGGGCTGCTCAGCGAGGAGTGGGATCCAAGGACGCAACGGCACCTCGGAAACACTCCGCAAGCCTTCAGCCACTTCCCGCTGATTCACAGCGCCCTGCAGCTTCATCAGGGTGAAGCACACAGCAGTGACACGCCGCTCCGGAAACCCAGACATCCGGGACGGGCCAGCGGTTCTACGCTTCGGAATGATCCTCGCCTTCGGTAG
- a CDS encoding NAD(P)-dependent alcohol dehydrogenase, with product MTTGQQAKESRHHKRRSMPGPFMRAIVQEGYGSADVLHEAQVPRPAIRENEVLVKVRAAGLDRGTWHITSGLPYALRPIYGFRAPRHPVPGLDLAGTVEAVGSQVTRFVVGDHVFGSGKGSFAEYAAAGENHLAHKPAGVSFEQAAAVPVSACTALIALRAGGVDPVKGSTSKDEGSMPKGPEVLITGASGGVGSYAVQLAKAAGAQVTGVASTAKLDLLRALGADHVIDYTTQDFADGTVRYDVIIDIAGNPSVARLRRSLTPAGTAVITGGEEGGSWTGSMDRQLRAVALSPFIKQRLTMIVGIQTAGDLEHLAELMDAGTITPVIDRTFPLAQVPEAMRYFDAGKARGKVVITI from the coding sequence ATGACCACTGGTCAGCAAGCCAAGGAATCACGTCATCACAAGCGGCGGTCCATGCCGGGTCCGTTCATGAGGGCCATTGTTCAGGAGGGTTACGGTTCCGCCGACGTCCTGCACGAGGCTCAGGTCCCGCGCCCCGCCATCCGTGAGAATGAAGTGCTGGTGAAGGTTCGGGCCGCCGGGCTGGACCGCGGGACATGGCACATCACCAGCGGTCTGCCGTATGCGCTGCGCCCGATCTACGGTTTCCGCGCTCCGAGGCATCCCGTTCCCGGGCTGGACCTCGCCGGTACTGTTGAGGCCGTCGGCTCACAAGTGACGCGGTTTGTTGTGGGTGACCACGTTTTTGGGTCGGGGAAGGGTTCATTCGCGGAGTACGCCGCTGCCGGTGAAAATCACCTGGCCCACAAGCCCGCGGGTGTCAGCTTCGAACAGGCCGCGGCGGTGCCGGTCTCAGCCTGCACTGCCCTGATCGCTCTGCGTGCCGGCGGTGTGGATCCGGTGAAAGGTTCGACGTCGAAGGATGAGGGCTCGATGCCAAAGGGGCCCGAGGTCCTGATCACCGGCGCCTCCGGAGGTGTAGGCAGCTATGCGGTGCAGCTCGCCAAGGCGGCCGGCGCCCAGGTCACAGGCGTTGCCAGCACTGCCAAGCTGGACTTGCTTCGAGCGCTCGGCGCAGACCACGTCATCGACTACACCACGCAGGATTTTGCTGACGGCACGGTGCGCTACGACGTCATCATCGACATCGCAGGCAACCCGTCCGTTGCCCGACTTCGGCGGTCGCTCACCCCTGCCGGCACGGCTGTGATCACCGGCGGTGAGGAAGGCGGCTCGTGGACGGGGAGTATGGATCGCCAATTGCGGGCTGTGGCTCTCTCCCCGTTCATCAAGCAGCGGCTCACCATGATTGTGGGCATCCAGACGGCTGGGGATCTGGAACACCTAGCGGAGCTCATGGACGCGGGAACCATCACTCCTGTCATCGACCGCACGTTTCCGCTGGCGCAGGTCCCCGAGGCCATGCGCTACTTCGACGCCGGTAAAGCCCGCGGGAAAGTGGTCATCACCATCTGA
- a CDS encoding TetR/AcrR family transcriptional regulator, translating to MTAAAQRLPLSRERVLECAVALADESGLAALTIRTLAHSMGTKPMSLYYYVANKDEILDGIVDMVFSEIDLPASDGDWREEMQRRATGVRAALKRHPWAVGLVESRSAPGPATLRHHEATLATLRTAGFSVQLTAHAYALLDSYIYGFAVQEAALPFEGRDTAAEITKPIMERFSTGEYPRMVEIAVEHVLKPGYDFGDEFMFGLDLILDGLHRLKAGAE from the coding sequence GTGACCGCAGCAGCCCAGCGCCTCCCCCTGAGCCGGGAACGCGTCCTGGAGTGCGCCGTCGCGCTCGCGGACGAATCCGGGCTCGCTGCGTTGACCATCCGCACGCTGGCTCACAGCATGGGGACCAAACCCATGTCCCTCTACTACTACGTAGCCAACAAGGATGAAATCCTGGACGGAATCGTGGACATGGTCTTCAGCGAAATCGACCTTCCGGCGTCCGACGGCGATTGGCGCGAAGAGATGCAGAGGCGGGCAACGGGAGTGCGAGCGGCACTAAAACGGCACCCCTGGGCAGTCGGGCTGGTGGAAAGCCGGTCCGCCCCGGGACCGGCCACCCTCCGACACCATGAAGCGACACTCGCCACCTTGCGGACTGCGGGCTTCTCCGTGCAGCTGACCGCCCACGCCTATGCCCTGCTGGACAGCTACATCTACGGATTCGCCGTCCAGGAAGCTGCCCTGCCGTTCGAGGGCCGCGACACTGCAGCGGAAATCACCAAACCCATCATGGAGCGCTTCTCCACAGGTGAGTATCCGCGCATGGTGGAGATCGCCGTCGAGCATGTCCTCAAACCCGGCTACGACTTTGGCGACGAATTCATGTTCGGCCTCGACCTCATCCTGGACGGCCTCCATCGCTTGAAAGCCGGCGCCGAATAA
- a CDS encoding helix-turn-helix domain-containing protein produces the protein MDENTTTLSLAIGARVKQERQTRGWTLDQLAEAAGVSRRMIINVEQGAANPSVGTLLRISDALGVGLPALVESPRPKPIKVTRSGEGATLWSSERGGRGVLVAGTESPDVVELWDWTLGPGDHHGSEAHASGTKELLQVLQGTLTVDVDGQMSTLEVGDSMTFPGDIAHSYANTGTDPARFSLAVFEPGVGSGHLQEAGS, from the coding sequence ATGGATGAAAACACCACCACCCTCTCTTTGGCGATCGGAGCCAGGGTCAAGCAAGAGCGCCAAACCCGCGGCTGGACGCTGGATCAACTGGCCGAGGCAGCTGGCGTGAGCCGGCGGATGATTATCAACGTGGAGCAGGGAGCCGCAAATCCCAGCGTCGGGACACTGCTGCGGATCAGCGATGCCCTGGGTGTCGGGCTTCCCGCGCTGGTGGAGTCACCACGCCCCAAGCCGATCAAAGTAACCCGCAGCGGCGAAGGCGCAACCTTGTGGAGCAGCGAGCGGGGTGGACGCGGTGTCCTGGTGGCTGGCACCGAGTCCCCGGACGTCGTGGAGCTATGGGACTGGACCTTGGGCCCGGGAGACCACCACGGCAGCGAAGCCCACGCCTCCGGAACCAAAGAACTCCTGCAGGTCCTCCAGGGCACCCTGACCGTGGACGTCGATGGCCAGATGAGCACCCTCGAGGTGGGCGACTCCATGACTTTTCCGGGCGACATCGCCCACTCCTACGCAAACACCGGCACGGATCCCGCCCGATTCTCCCTGGCAGTTTTTGAGCCTGGCGTGGGTTCGGGACACCTGCAGGAGGCGGGTTCATGA
- a CDS encoding SDR family oxidoreductase — protein sequence MAEDLPVLVVGATGFLGGQVVDELLKRGKKVRALVRPKSNAAKLEAKGVEIARGDMLDAASLIAAMTGVSAAISTAAGYTRNDKNAKAIDTFGNSNLAVAAKHAGVPRFVLISIVTCDETPQIPHFWNKKLAEDAFEELGVPFVALRPGAFFDQAVGMGGDPFAKGRFVWLGSKDARLTFVLASDVAAYLAEAVDADIVEGERIDIGWSRPVSIHEAAEVAGRRAGRQIKVMSIPAGAIAGLGKVTAKVLPLVGDMASMVAWFETGKYVADVTRQEQVFGPAPTPEDAIVRVAERYGH from the coding sequence GTGGCCGAAGACCTTCCTGTCCTTGTTGTTGGCGCCACAGGTTTCCTGGGCGGCCAAGTGGTGGACGAGCTTCTCAAGCGCGGCAAGAAAGTCCGTGCCCTGGTAAGGCCCAAGTCCAACGCCGCAAAACTTGAGGCCAAGGGCGTTGAGATCGCCCGCGGCGACATGCTGGATGCCGCCTCTTTGATCGCCGCAATGACCGGGGTTTCCGCGGCCATCTCCACCGCGGCCGGCTATACGCGCAATGACAAGAATGCCAAAGCGATAGACACGTTTGGCAATAGCAACTTGGCTGTCGCGGCCAAGCATGCTGGAGTGCCGCGCTTTGTGCTGATCAGCATCGTCACCTGTGACGAGACTCCCCAGATCCCCCATTTCTGGAACAAGAAGCTTGCCGAGGATGCCTTCGAAGAGCTCGGCGTTCCGTTTGTGGCACTCAGGCCCGGCGCCTTCTTTGACCAAGCGGTGGGGATGGGAGGGGATCCCTTTGCGAAGGGCCGCTTTGTGTGGCTCGGTTCCAAGGATGCCCGCCTCACGTTCGTCCTGGCCAGCGACGTCGCTGCGTACCTTGCGGAGGCGGTGGACGCAGACATTGTTGAGGGCGAGCGCATTGATATTGGGTGGAGCAGGCCTGTGAGCATCCATGAAGCAGCGGAAGTGGCTGGCCGCCGGGCCGGCAGGCAGATCAAGGTGATGTCCATACCGGCCGGCGCCATTGCGGGGCTCGGCAAGGTGACCGCAAAGGTCCTGCCGCTGGTAGGCGATATGGCAAGCATGGTGGCGTGGTTCGAGACTGGAAAATACGTCGCTGACGTCACTCGCCAAGAGCAGGTATTCGGCCCCGCACCCACTCCCGAGGACGCTATCGTCCGGGTGGCTGAACGCTACGGCCACTAA
- a CDS encoding class II glutamine amidotransferase, whose protein sequence is MCRLFGLHAGPRPVRATFWLLDAPDSLSVQSRREPDGAGIGTFDAAGKAHVAKQPLAAWEDHAFAREARVLLSTTFLAHVRYASTGALTMVNTHPFEQDGRLFAHNGVLHGLEHLDQRLNELRVMDLVLGQSDSERLFALITAETRRAGGDVGTGIVEAINWVARELPVFSLNFILSTATDMWVLRYPATHELYMLERHPATAAAPLDARSHRIRSKSTGLSHSPHVLFATEPMDANPAWRPMESGELIHVGPGLGVTSTAPFPNAPTHLLTLADLEPTAAASQQP, encoded by the coding sequence ATGTGCCGTCTCTTCGGGCTCCACGCCGGGCCACGGCCGGTGCGCGCCACGTTCTGGTTACTGGACGCGCCGGACAGCCTCTCCGTTCAGAGCCGACGCGAGCCGGACGGCGCCGGCATAGGCACTTTTGATGCGGCCGGTAAAGCTCACGTGGCTAAACAGCCTTTGGCAGCCTGGGAGGATCACGCTTTCGCCCGGGAAGCGCGGGTCCTGTTGAGCACCACGTTTCTGGCGCATGTGCGGTACGCCAGCACCGGCGCGCTCACCATGGTCAACACACACCCGTTTGAGCAGGACGGGCGGCTGTTTGCGCACAACGGCGTTCTTCACGGCCTGGAACACCTCGATCAGCGCCTCAACGAGCTCCGCGTGATGGACCTGGTGCTGGGACAGTCTGACAGTGAGCGCCTCTTCGCGCTGATCACAGCGGAAACGCGCAGGGCCGGAGGAGATGTGGGGACCGGCATAGTGGAGGCCATCAACTGGGTGGCCAGGGAACTACCCGTGTTCAGCCTCAACTTCATCCTGTCCACCGCAACAGACATGTGGGTGCTGAGGTATCCAGCCACCCACGAGTTGTACATGCTAGAAAGGCATCCGGCCACTGCCGCCGCCCCGCTGGACGCTCGAAGTCACCGCATCCGTTCGAAAAGCACCGGGCTTTCCCATTCCCCGCACGTTCTCTTCGCCACGGAACCCATGGACGCCAACCCGGCTTGGCGTCCCATGGAATCCGGCGAGCTGATCCATGTTGGCCCCGGCCTTGGCGTCACGTCCACTGCGCCCTTCCCGAATGCTCCCACCCATCTGCTCACCCTCGCCGACCTCGAACCAACAGCGGCAGCGTCGCAGCAGCCCTGA
- a CDS encoding glutamate decarboxylase: MSRSHRASQHEPDTAVELNPLFSRPGESTIFPRFTLPDGESLPATAYQVVHDEAMLDGNSRLNLATFVGTWMETEASKLYAETFDKNMIDKDEYPQTALIETRCWRMLADLWNAPDPAKSIGTSTIGSSEACMLGGLALKRRWQHARRAAGKSTEKPNLILSSAVQVCWEKFCNYWDVEPRFVPVSAEHPTLDGHGLDHYVDENTIGVVAILGVTYTGKYEPVELISEALDEIQARRGLDIPIHVDGASGAMVAPFLQPETVWDFRLPRVASINTSGHKYGLVYPGLGWVVWRDAAALPEDLIFHVSYLGGDMPTFALNFSRPGAQVLLQYYLFLRLGFAGYRSVQATSRDVALYLSSEIGAMDAFTLWSDGSDIPVFAWQLSEGHTEHWNLHHLSERLRMNGWLVPAYPLPDGLSEVTVQRIVVRNGFTRDLASSFLADLKKEVDYLDSLNAPMPTNKQSEGFHH, from the coding sequence ATGAGCAGATCCCACCGAGCGTCACAGCATGAACCGGACACCGCCGTCGAACTCAATCCTTTGTTCAGCAGGCCGGGAGAATCCACCATTTTTCCCCGTTTCACCCTGCCGGACGGCGAGTCCTTGCCCGCCACGGCCTACCAGGTTGTCCACGATGAAGCGATGCTGGACGGCAATTCCCGGCTGAACCTGGCCACGTTTGTGGGGACGTGGATGGAGACGGAAGCCTCAAAGCTCTATGCCGAGACGTTCGACAAGAACATGATCGACAAGGACGAGTATCCCCAAACGGCGCTCATTGAAACCCGGTGCTGGCGGATGCTCGCGGACTTGTGGAATGCGCCGGATCCCGCGAAGAGCATCGGCACCTCCACCATCGGTTCCTCCGAGGCGTGCATGCTGGGCGGGTTGGCGTTGAAGCGGCGCTGGCAACACGCAAGGCGAGCCGCCGGGAAGTCCACGGAGAAGCCCAACCTCATCCTCAGCTCGGCGGTCCAGGTGTGCTGGGAGAAGTTCTGCAACTACTGGGACGTGGAGCCCCGTTTCGTGCCGGTCTCGGCCGAACACCCCACCTTGGACGGGCACGGCCTTGACCACTACGTGGATGAAAACACCATTGGCGTCGTGGCCATCCTGGGCGTCACCTATACCGGCAAGTACGAACCCGTGGAACTCATCTCCGAAGCCTTGGACGAGATCCAGGCACGCCGCGGACTGGACATACCAATCCACGTGGACGGGGCTTCAGGAGCCATGGTGGCGCCGTTCCTGCAACCGGAAACAGTATGGGACTTCCGGCTCCCCCGCGTCGCTTCGATCAACACGTCCGGCCATAAGTACGGGCTGGTGTATCCCGGCCTCGGATGGGTGGTGTGGCGGGATGCGGCGGCACTCCCCGAGGACCTGATCTTCCATGTCAGCTACCTTGGCGGGGACATGCCCACGTTTGCCCTGAACTTCTCCCGCCCCGGCGCCCAGGTCCTGCTTCAGTACTACCTCTTCCTCCGCCTAGGTTTTGCCGGCTACAGGTCCGTCCAAGCGACGTCCCGGGATGTGGCGCTTTACCTCTCCAGCGAGATCGGGGCCATGGACGCGTTCACGTTGTGGAGCGACGGGTCCGACATTCCGGTGTTCGCTTGGCAACTCAGCGAGGGTCACACCGAACACTGGAACCTGCACCACCTCTCGGAGCGGCTCAGAATGAACGGCTGGCTGGTTCCGGCGTACCCCCTGCCTGATGGTTTGAGTGAGGTGACAGTCCAGAGGATCGTGGTCCGCAACGGTTTCACCCGCGACCTCGCCTCCAGTTTCCTGGCTGACCTCAAGAAGGAAGTGGACTACCTCGATAGCCTCAACGCGCCGATGCCCACCAACAAGCAATCAGAGGGCTTCCACCACTAA
- a CDS encoding DUF222 domain-containing protein, which produces MEGIGQILARRAGSPGASEVSRNASPVPLNMPSRVSPRKCPTPLGTNAETSWTAGPLLGLESLPKPGQPGPEFVPAALLEPLETEPDGVPQPEESESRVVHAALLEPLETEPDGVPQPEESESRVVHAALLEPLETEPEEVPQAEETELGTVHAAFLEPLAAPEEAAPEGVPASFPAPPESAFEWLSTESPLSGVPALDAALLEGAAATDALRSIAADEVRLLGFVEAADFAGRVEEMSRSVEYLQVVAAQAVERTRTEAQQTGPGSSAAAPEWRTGWTEPAPGPTVPGATHGADDGHSVVDDGYRDAAQFLRARLRISIGEARRRLALAPEILPQTGMTGQDIPARREILADAVGSALVPSRSATIISTALDKVRHLTDYQTITRMEQALTTTAVETDPDFLTKMTKRWIDYIDHDGPEPSEEILRQHQGAFLRRRRRYGLHHIEIFATDEQYETLTTVMNTATNPRLTTTGASADTEAGDGAGAGAGPVLDLRTRPQKHLNGLVGACSVAMTTGKLPANGGLRPQLTVTISYQELLNQLNDTSHHEDHGRTGTGPNHGNGGLPSTSTGTDAGTGIGAGNIDGTGARTGSGSRSGPGSRSRSGTATFLGPIHPTTIRKIACDADILPVLLGSDSRILDIGRTTRIFPPHIRKAITARDGGCAFPDCTMPAPWCEAHHTTYWSHGGTTSTDNGTLLCSHHHHLIHKEQWRINMKTGVPWFIPPPHIDPHQTPRRNHHHTPQRT; this is translated from the coding sequence ATGGAAGGCATAGGGCAGATCTTGGCGCGGCGGGCAGGTTCGCCCGGCGCCAGTGAGGTGTCCCGGAATGCCTCGCCTGTACCCCTCAACATGCCTTCCCGGGTCTCACCACGCAAGTGCCCGACGCCGTTGGGCACCAACGCCGAGACCTCCTGGACCGCTGGGCCGCTGCTTGGACTCGAGTCATTGCCAAAGCCCGGGCAGCCCGGGCCGGAGTTCGTGCCCGCGGCTTTGCTCGAGCCCCTTGAAACCGAGCCGGACGGGGTGCCTCAACCCGAAGAATCCGAGTCGAGAGTGGTGCACGCGGCTTTGCTCGAGCCCCTTGAAACCGAGCCGGACGGGGTGCCTCAACCCGAAGAATCCGAGTCGAGAGTGGTGCACGCGGCTTTGCTCGAGCCGCTTGAAACCGAGCCGGAAGAGGTGCCGCAGGCCGAGGAAACCGAGCTGGGAACGGTGCATGCGGCTTTCCTCGAGCCGTTGGCAGCCCCAGAGGAAGCCGCACCGGAAGGCGTACCCGCGTCCTTCCCCGCGCCTCCAGAATCAGCGTTCGAGTGGTTGTCCACCGAGTCTCCGCTGTCTGGTGTTCCTGCATTGGACGCGGCGCTTCTTGAGGGTGCTGCCGCAACTGATGCGTTGCGGTCCATAGCGGCTGATGAGGTGCGGTTGTTGGGGTTTGTTGAGGCCGCTGATTTCGCGGGCAGGGTCGAGGAGATGTCCCGGTCGGTGGAGTATTTGCAGGTGGTCGCGGCCCAGGCTGTGGAACGGACCCGTACAGAGGCACAGCAAACCGGTCCGGGGTCCTCGGCAGCAGCACCGGAATGGCGGACGGGCTGGACCGAACCAGCCCCGGGCCCAACGGTTCCGGGGGCGACCCATGGTGCAGATGATGGGCACAGTGTGGTGGATGACGGGTACCGGGACGCGGCGCAGTTCCTTCGGGCACGGTTACGGATCAGCATCGGTGAAGCCCGTCGCAGGCTCGCCCTCGCCCCCGAGATCCTCCCCCAAACCGGAATGACCGGACAAGACATCCCGGCCCGACGCGAAATCCTCGCCGACGCTGTCGGATCCGCGTTGGTGCCTTCCCGGTCCGCGACGATCATCAGCACCGCCCTGGACAAAGTCCGGCACCTCACCGACTACCAAACCATCACCCGCATGGAACAAGCCCTCACCACCACCGCGGTGGAGACCGACCCTGACTTCCTCACCAAAATGACCAAACGCTGGATCGACTACATCGACCACGACGGCCCCGAACCTTCCGAAGAAATCCTCCGCCAGCACCAAGGCGCGTTCCTGCGCCGCCGACGCCGCTACGGACTCCACCACATCGAAATCTTCGCCACCGACGAACAATACGAAACCCTCACCACCGTCATGAACACCGCCACCAACCCCAGACTCACCACCACCGGAGCCTCAGCCGACACGGAAGCCGGAGACGGGGCAGGGGCCGGAGCGGGGCCGGTCTTGGACCTGCGTACCCGGCCCCAGAAACACCTCAACGGCCTCGTCGGGGCCTGCAGTGTCGCGATGACCACCGGGAAACTCCCCGCCAACGGCGGCCTCCGACCCCAACTCACCGTCACCATCAGCTACCAAGAACTCCTCAACCAACTCAACGACACCAGCCACCACGAAGACCACGGCCGCACCGGAACAGGCCCGAACCACGGCAACGGCGGCCTTCCCAGCACCAGCACCGGCACCGACGCCGGTACCGGGATAGGGGCAGGCAACATAGACGGGACCGGCGCCAGGACAGGGTCTGGGTCAAGGTCGGGGCCTGGGTCAAGGTCACGGTCTGGGACGGCGACGTTCCTCGGACCAATCCACCCCACCACCATCCGCAAAATCGCCTGCGACGCAGACATCCTCCCCGTCCTGCTCGGCAGCGACTCCCGAATCCTGGACATCGGCCGCACCACCCGGATCTTCCCACCCCACATCCGCAAAGCCATCACCGCCCGCGACGGCGGCTGCGCCTTCCCCGACTGCACCATGCCCGCACCCTGGTGCGAAGCCCACCACACCACCTACTGGTCCCACGGCGGCACCACATCAACAGACAACGGCACCCTGCTCTGCAGCCACCACCACCACCTCATCCACAAAGAACAATGGCGCATCAACATGAAAACCGGCGTCCCCTGGTTCATCCCCCCACCCCACATCGACCCCCACCAAACACCCCGACGCAACCACCACCACACACCCCAAAGAACATAA